One part of the Lachnospiraceae bacterium JLR.KK002 genome encodes these proteins:
- the mnmG gene encoding tRNA uridine-5-carboxymethylaminomethyl(34) synthesis enzyme MnmG: MPCITEEYDVCVVGAGHAGCEAALACARLGMETILFTVSVESIALMPCNPNIGGSSKGHLVREIDALGGQMGINTDKTFIQSKMLNVSKGPAVHSLRAQADKARYSALMRATLENTEHLTIRQAEVTDLIVDGGTVKGLKTFSGAVYHSKAVVLCTGTYLKARCLYGDVVNYTGPNGLQAANHLSESLRENGIELFRFKTGTPARIDKRSVDFSKMQEQKGDERVVPFSFTTSSEDVQIDQVSCWLTYTNEGTHGIIRDNLSRSPLYSGMIEGTGPRYCPSIEDKVVKFADKERHQVFIEPEGLYTNEMYVGGMSSSLPEDVQYEMYRTVAGLEHVKIVRNAYAIEYDCINPRQLSPSLEFKNIKGLFSGGQFNGSSGYEEAAAQGLVAGINGARFCMGKESLILDRASSYIGVLIDDLVTKDNREPYRMMTSRAEYRLLLRQDNADLRLTPIGYQVGLISKERYEHVVEKQRLIEQEVERVRHVNLGAGAEVQKFLEKRGSTPLKTGVTLAELIRRPELSYEDLAELDRERPSLAADVAEQVNINIKYDGYIRRQMKQVKEFKKLEKRKLPENFDYNQIKSLRIEAKQKLNLYQPVNVGQASRISGVSPADISVLLVYLEQMYRRKEETDDISTGKV, from the coding sequence ATGCCTTGTATTACGGAAGAATATGACGTTTGCGTGGTGGGGGCAGGACATGCAGGCTGTGAAGCAGCCCTTGCCTGTGCCAGACTGGGAATGGAGACGATTCTCTTTACTGTCAGTGTGGAAAGTATTGCACTTATGCCATGCAATCCCAATATCGGCGGCAGTTCCAAGGGTCATCTTGTCAGAGAGATTGACGCTCTGGGAGGCCAGATGGGTATTAATACGGATAAGACCTTTATTCAGTCCAAAATGCTGAATGTTTCCAAAGGGCCTGCCGTCCACTCTCTTCGTGCCCAGGCCGATAAAGCCAGATACAGCGCTCTTATGCGTGCCACACTGGAAAATACCGAACATCTGACCATCCGTCAGGCAGAAGTAACAGATTTGATTGTGGATGGGGGGACAGTGAAAGGTCTGAAAACTTTTTCCGGAGCAGTTTATCACAGTAAAGCTGTGGTGCTCTGTACCGGAACTTATCTGAAGGCCCGATGCCTTTACGGGGATGTGGTAAATTATACGGGCCCAAATGGTCTTCAGGCTGCAAATCATCTTTCGGAATCGCTGCGGGAAAATGGCATAGAACTGTTTCGCTTTAAAACGGGAACTCCCGCCAGAATTGATAAAAGGTCTGTGGATTTCAGCAAAATGCAGGAACAGAAAGGGGATGAGAGAGTAGTACCTTTTTCTTTTACCACCAGTTCGGAGGATGTGCAGATTGACCAGGTTTCCTGCTGGCTTACTTATACTAATGAAGGAACCCATGGAATTATCCGGGATAATCTGAGTCGTTCTCCTCTGTATTCCGGTATGATAGAAGGAACCGGGCCAAGATACTGTCCTTCCATTGAAGATAAAGTGGTGAAATTTGCAGATAAAGAGAGACATCAGGTTTTTATTGAACCGGAGGGCCTTTATACGAATGAAATGTACGTGGGAGGCATGTCCAGTTCACTGCCGGAGGATGTGCAGTATGAAATGTACCGTACGGTAGCCGGGCTGGAACATGTAAAAATTGTACGGAATGCCTATGCCATTGAATATGATTGTATCAATCCCAGACAGCTTTCTCCTTCTCTGGAATTTAAAAATATAAAAGGGCTTTTTTCAGGCGGCCAGTTTAACGGCAGTTCCGGATACGAGGAAGCTGCAGCCCAGGGGCTGGTAGCCGGAATTAATGGAGCCAGGTTCTGTATGGGTAAAGAATCTCTGATTCTGGATCGTGCTTCTTCCTATATTGGAGTGCTGATTGATGATCTTGTGACTAAAGATAACCGTGAACCTTACCGCATGATGACTTCACGGGCAGAATACCGTCTGCTTCTGCGTCAGGATAATGCAGATTTGCGTCTTACCCCCATTGGGTATCAGGTTGGGTTGATAAGTAAGGAGCGGTATGAACATGTGGTGGAAAAACAGCGTCTGATTGAGCAGGAAGTGGAAAGAGTACGGCATGTGAACCTGGGAGCTGGAGCAGAAGTGCAGAAATTTCTGGAAAAGCGGGGCAGTACACCTTTAAAGACAGGAGTTACCCTTGCGGAACTGATACGCCGTCCGGAACTTTCCTATGAAGACCTTGCGGAGCTTGACAGGGAACGACCCTCTCTGGCTGCGGATGTGGCAGAGCAGGTGAATATCAATATTAAATATGACGGTTATATCAGAAGGCAGATGAAGCAGGTAAAAGAGTTTAAAAAGCTGGAAAAAAGGAAACTTCCGGAAAACTTTGACTATAATCAGATTAAGAGCCTGAGAATTGAAGCAAAACAGAAGCTGAATCTTTACCAGCCGGTCAATGTGGGGCAGGCTTCCAGGATTTCCGGCGTATCTCCTGCAGATATATCCGTGTTGCTGGTTTATCTGGAGCAGATGTACCGCAGAAAGGAAGAAACAGATGACATATCAACTGGAAAAGTTTAA
- the mnmE gene encoding tRNA uridine-5-carboxymethylaminomethyl(34) synthesis GTPase MnmE — MRGDTIAAIATAITNAGIGIVRISGEESFQIIDRIYKSGNGKKKLSQADSHTVHYGYIYDGEKMVDEVMVLILKSPHSYTMEDTVEIDCHGGTLVMRRILETVIKYGARPAEPGEFTKRAFLNGRIDLSQAESVIDVINARNDFALESSMGQLRGSLKEKIQTVRKKVLHEIAFIESALDDPEHISTDGYGEQLYKIISELQEQLRKLLSSYENGVLLKEGINTVIAGKPNAGKSSLMNVLLEKDRAIVTDIAGTTRDILEEQINLDGVILNVIDTAGIRETHDVVEKIGVDRTKEYLLSADLIIYVVDSSTDFDENDRKILPFLKEKKAVILLNKSDLNQNTSEEDLYGILKSEKLNHPVISISAKERLGIQDLKDKVKEMFFTGDISFNDEIFITNIRQKSSLQSALDSLSLVEKSIEEGMPEDFYSIDLMNAYEELGAVTGETAGEDLINEIFSSFCMGK; from the coding sequence ATGAGAGGAGATACCATCGCAGCCATTGCCACAGCCATAACAAATGCAGGAATTGGTATTGTCCGAATCAGCGGTGAGGAATCTTTTCAGATTATAGACAGAATTTATAAATCCGGGAATGGTAAAAAGAAATTGTCTCAGGCAGACAGCCATACGGTTCATTACGGTTATATTTATGATGGAGAAAAAATGGTGGATGAAGTAATGGTATTAATTTTGAAATCTCCCCATTCTTACACCATGGAAGATACCGTGGAAATTGACTGTCACGGGGGAACTCTTGTGATGAGGCGAATTCTGGAAACTGTGATAAAATACGGAGCGAGGCCTGCGGAACCAGGAGAATTTACAAAGCGGGCTTTTTTAAACGGCAGAATTGATTTGTCTCAGGCGGAATCTGTCATTGACGTTATCAATGCCCGGAATGATTTTGCTCTGGAGTCTTCCATGGGACAGCTTCGGGGCAGCCTGAAGGAAAAAATTCAGACTGTCCGTAAAAAAGTCCTTCATGAAATTGCTTTTATCGAGTCTGCACTGGACGATCCGGAACATATTTCCACAGACGGGTATGGAGAACAGTTATATAAAATAATTTCCGAATTACAGGAACAGCTGAGAAAATTACTTTCATCTTATGAAAACGGTGTTCTTCTGAAAGAAGGAATTAATACGGTAATTGCAGGAAAGCCCAATGCAGGAAAGTCATCCCTTATGAATGTTCTTCTGGAAAAAGACCGTGCCATTGTGACGGATATTGCGGGAACCACCCGTGATATACTGGAAGAACAAATTAATCTGGATGGGGTTATTTTAAATGTGATTGATACGGCCGGAATCCGTGAAACTCATGATGTGGTGGAAAAAATCGGTGTAGACAGAACAAAAGAATATTTATTAAGTGCAGATTTAATTATATATGTGGTGGATTCTTCCACTGATTTTGATGAAAACGACAGGAAAATACTGCCTTTTCTCAAGGAAAAGAAGGCAGTTATTCTCCTGAACAAGTCAGATTTGAATCAGAATACTTCTGAAGAGGATTTATATGGAATTTTAAAGTCTGAAAAATTAAATCATCCTGTAATTTCTATATCTGCAAAAGAAAGATTGGGGATTCAGGATTTGAAAGATAAAGTCAAAGAGATGTTTTTTACAGGAGATATTTCCTTTAATGATGAAATTTTCATCACAAATATACGGCAGAAATCTTCTCTGCAGTCTGCACTGGACAGTCTTTCCCTGGTGGAGAAAAGTATTGAGGAGGGAATGCCGGAGGATTTTTATTCCATAGATTTGATGAATGCTTATGAAGAACTGGGAGCTGTCACAGGAGAAACAGCAGGAGAAGATTTAATCAATGAGATTTTTTCCAGCTTCTGTATGGGAAAGTAA
- the jag gene encoding RNA-binding cell elongation regulator Jag/EloR, which produces MDFIEVSAKTVDDAITEGLVKLGTTSDKVEYEVIEKGSSGFLGIGSKPAVVKIRKKSDTEDYVYDFLHSVFLAMNLEVEIIITKSEDGKNVDVELKGDEMGVLIGKRGQTLDSLQYLTNLAVGKQVSEYVKVKIDTEDYRKRRRDTLENLARNIAYKVKRTKRSVSLEPMNPFERRVIHSALQNDRYVNTHSEGEEPYRHVVVTLKRNNNQ; this is translated from the coding sequence TTTATTGAAGTATCAGCAAAAACCGTAGATGACGCCATTACAGAGGGCCTTGTGAAACTCGGTACAACCAGTGATAAGGTTGAATATGAAGTAATTGAAAAAGGAAGTTCAGGTTTCCTTGGAATTGGCAGCAAGCCTGCAGTGGTTAAAATCCGTAAGAAGTCTGACACGGAAGATTACGTATATGATTTTCTCCACAGTGTATTTCTTGCCATGAATCTGGAAGTGGAAATTATCATTACGAAGAGTGAAGACGGCAAGAATGTGGACGTGGAGCTGAAAGGGGATGAGATGGGCGTTTTAATCGGAAAACGCGGACAAACCCTGGATTCTCTGCAGTATCTTACCAACCTTGCTGTTGGAAAGCAGGTCAGCGAGTATGTGAAAGTAAAGATTGATACGGAAGATTATCGGAAACGAAGAAGAGATACTCTGGAAAATCTGGCGAGAAATATTGCCTACAAGGTAAAAAGAACCAAACGTTCCGTCTCCCTGGAACCCATGAATCCCTTTGAACGGCGTGTGATTCATTCCGCATTACAGAATGACCGTTATGTAAATACCCACAGTGAAGGGGAAGAACCTTACAGACATGTGGTGGTTACTTTAAAAAGAAATAATAATCAGTAG